GCGCGCCGCCTTGCGGCTGGCCGCGAAACCCATCCGGTAGACGATGTTGTCGAGCCGCGTCTCCAGCGCCACGAGAAGGTTTGTGCCCTTGACGCCCGGCTCGCGCGTCACGGCGTCGTAGGTGTTGCGGAACTGGCGCTCGGTGAGCCCATACATGCGCTTCACCTTCTGCTTTTCACGCAACTGCCGTGAATACTCCGAGGCCTTGCGCGGGCGGCCGCTGCCCTGCCCGTGCTGGCCCGGTGGATAGGCGCGGCGGTCCACCGGACACTTCTCGGTGAGGCACTTGGTCCCCTTCAGAAACAGCTTGGTGGCCTCGCGGCGGCAGAGGCGGCAGCTCGAACCCACGTGACGGGACATGGCTCAGACCCGCCGCTTCTTGGGCGGGCGGCACCCATTGTGGGGAATCGGGGTGACGTCGCGGATCGACACGACCCGGAGCCCCACCGACGCGAGCGCCTGGATGGCCGACTCGCGCCCGCTGCCGGGGCCCTGCACCCGCACGTGGACCCGGCGGAGCCCGAGGTTCATGGCCTCGCGCGCACAGTTCTCGGCGGCCACCGTGGCGGCGAACGGCGTCGACTTCTTCGACCCCTTGAAGCCCGCCTTGCCGGCGGAGCCCCAGGCGAGCGCGTTGCCCTTCATGTCGGTGATCGTGATCAGCAGATTGTTGAAGGTGGCCGAGATGTGGGCGATGCCCTCGGACTCGACCACCTTCTTGCTGCGCTTCACGGGCGCCTTGGCCGGCGCGGGCGTCGGATTCGGATTGGTCATCTTACTTCTTGGTCACCTTCTTCTTGCCCGCGATGGCCCGCCGCGGCCCCTTCTTGGTCCGCGCGTTGGTGTGCGTGCGCTGTCCGCGCACCGGCAGCCCGCGCCGATGGCGGATGCCGCGATAGCTGCCGATGTCCATCAGCCGTTTGATGTTCATCGCCACTTCGGTGCGAAGGGCGCCTTCGACCTTGACCGAGCGCTCGATGTACTGGCGGAGCCGCGCCACTTCCGCGTCCGACAGGTCCCGCACACGGGTGTCTGCATTGACGCCGGTCTCGGAGAGGATGCGGCCGCTCGTAGGGCGCCCGACCCCGAAGATATAGGTAAGCGCGATCTCGACGCGCTTCTCGCGTGGCAGGTCCACGCCGGCAATGCGCGCCATGCTCAGCCCTGCCGCTGTTTGTGCTTGGGGTTGCGCTTACAGATGACCCGCACGACACCCTGCCGCTTGATAACCTTGCAGTGCTCGCAAATCGGTTTGACGCTCGAGCGTACCTTCACGCGAATCTTCCTTGGCTTCCGGGGCCGGTTCTGGGCTAGCTGCGAACTTTAACCGGCTCAATGACCTGACGCAAGGGAAACCCGCCATCGAGGCGATCTCACCCGCTCGCCCTGATCTCCGTCAGGACCCACCCCTGATCGCCTTTGCGATAGCCGAGGAGCAGAGTCTGGGTGCGAACGTCCTGGGTGCCGGTGACCCGATAGCGGCGGAGCAGCTCGACGTAGCCCCGGCCGGGCTCCACCTCGCGGGCCGAGCGCACCACCGTCTCGACTTCCTGCACCGAGTTGAAATAGTCGCGGAGGAGCGCCGTCGCCTGCGCCTGCCCGAGCGCGCCGGAGGGGTCGGTGCCGGGCAATTGCACCACGATTCGGGGGGAGCCGGCCACGAGGGCCGGTGCGTCATGATTGAACCAGGCCCGCTGGGCCAACTCGGCCGCGCGGTCGAGACTGTCCGTCTGCGGATGCCCCGCACGCGCGAGCGCCACCAACAGCGCTGCCGTCAGCGCTGCGCGCACACGACCTCCACGGTGGACACGCGAAGCGCCCGATCTCGAACTTGGGGACGCTGGCCAGGCGAGCCCGCTCGATAATTCATGGACCTCCCGGGTTGGATCGCGGCTTCGCGGCGCGCCCCTGCACGAACGGGGCCCGACGGATCCCTCACATCACACCGGCTTCAAGATCGCGTACCACCCGCTCGGGCAGGCGCGGGTCCGCGAGCGCCGCCGTGCCGATCTCAACGAGCATCGCTCCCGCGCGCAGGTATTGGCGCACGTCCGTGGCGCTCCGGATGCCACCCACGCCGATTACCGGAATGCCGCCGGTCCGCTCGAGCACGCGCTGAACGGCGAGGAGGCCGATCGGCAGCAGCGCTGGCCCGCTCACGCCGCCGCTTCCGGCGCCGAGTTTCGGCACGGCTCGACCGCCGGAGAGGAAGCCGGGCATGGTGTTCACCACCGTGAGCGCATCGGCACCAGCATCGCGCGCGACCAGCGCCATCCCCCCTATGTCCGGGAGCACGGGTGAGAGCTTGGCGACGAGCGGTAGCCGGGTCCGTGCGCGGCAGCTCGAGACGATGCGCGCCACGCATTCGCGGTCGGCGCCGAACTCGATCCCGCCGGCACTCGTGTTGGGGCAGGAGAGGTTGAGCTCGAAAGCGGTGATGCCAACCATGCCGTCGAGGCCGCCGACGACCTCCGCATACTCGCCGACCCGGAAGCCGACTACGTTGACGAGGATCCGCGCCCGGGCGAGCCGGCGCGTGAGCCACGCCAGCTCGACCTCGCGCACGTGGATGAGCCCCGGATTGGCGAGCCCGACGGAGTTGAGCATGCCACCGCGGAACTCAGCGACCCTGGGCGGCGCGTTGCCCTTCCGCGGTTCGAGCGAGACGGCCTTGGTGACGATCCCGCCGAGTCGATCCAGGTCCATAACTCCATCGAGCTCGCAGCCAAACCCCGCGGTCCCGGAGGCGAGCAGCACGGGATTCTGGAAGCGCTGGCCGAGGACCTCGCGGGCGAGATCGCGCGGCGCCACTAGCGGGCCCGGCCGGAGTCCGCCGTCGCATCGGTCTTGCGCTCGTACTCCAGCAGATATTTCACGATCGAATCCGCGATGGAGCCGGCGATAGCCCGCTGGCCGGCCGTCGAGGTGATGTACCGGCTGTCGTCGCGGTTGGTGCTGTAGCCGATCTCGACCAGGATTGCCGGCCGCCGCGCGGTCGTCAGCACCATGAACCCGGCCTGCTTCACGCCGAGATCGGGCCCCGGATGGACCCGGCCGAGTCCGCCGTCCACCAGCTCGGCCAGGCGGGCCGACTCCCGCAGATGCTCGTTGAGCTGCAAGTCCTTGAGGATGAAGTCGAGGCCGCCGGTGGGCGGCAGCTCCTCCGGCACGCTCTCGAACCGCACCGCGTCGTTCTCCATCCGCGCCACGCGCGCGGCATCTTCGGTCTTGGCCTCGGCAAGGAAGTAGGTCTCGAACCCGCGCACGTCGGTGAAGCCGCGCCGCCGCGGCAACGAGTTCACGTGCACGCTCACGAACAGGTCGCAGCTTTCCGTGCAGTAGCCGCCGCGGTCACCGAGCGCAATGAGCGTGTCGGTCGTGCGGGTCATGCGCACGTTGATACCGCGCTTGCGGAGCTCGTCCCGGAGCAACAGCGATACTCGAAGTGTTACGTCTTTCTCCTTGAGTCCCCCGGGAAAAAACATTCCGGGGTTTCCCGGATCCACTCCGCCGTGCCCCGCATCGACGGTGATGAGGTGGCCCGGCCGCAAGCCGTTCGGCAATCGCGCCTCGCGCGGGGCGGCCGGCGGGTCGGGCGGCGCCTCGATCAGGCGTCCGGCGGCGCGGTCGTATCGGTATCGATCCGCGAGGTACGTGGGAAGTACCTCGGCGACGAACTGGAATGGGAGAAAGACAGTGTCGCGGGTGATGGAGACCGGACCGGCGAGCATCTGAAGCTTCTCGTTGAATCGGTAGAGCGGCGCGCCGAGCAGGAAGCGGAACCCCTGCTGCGCGACGCTCACTTCGGCCCATTCGCCGAGGACGGTGATCGTCCCTCCGAGCGCCGCGATGAGCGGCGGGGCGGCGACGACCGGCGCTCCCCCCCCATCCAGCTGCACGGCGATGCGCCGCTCCCCGCGCGGCGTGCTCACGGTGAGCGCACGCGGCGGCGCGCCAGCGGAGGCTGGATCGGGCAATGAAGCAGGTGCGGAAGCGAGCACGGACGCCAACGCGAGCGCGAGGATCATCGCCGCCCCTTCACCGACATGGCACGCGCCGCCTCGCGCTCGGCGAGGCGGCGCTTCAGGGCTTCGCGTTTGTCGTGTAGCTGTTTGCCTCGGCCGAGCGCCAGCGCGACCTTGGCGTGTCCCTTCTTGAAGTAGAGCTCGAGCGGCACCAGGGTGAGCCCGCGCTGCTCGACCGCGCCCACCATGCGCTCGATCTCGCGGCGGTGCAGGAGAAGCTTCCGGGAGCGCACCGGCTCGTGATTGTACCGGTTGCCCTGTTCGTACGGCGTGATGTTCATCCCCTCCAGCCAGACCTCACCGTTGCGGACCCGGGCGTACGCTTCCTTGATCGACGCTTTCCCGTTCCGGAGCGATTTGACCTCGGTGCCGGTCAGCACGACGCCCGCCTCCCAAGTCTCGAGGACATGGTAGTCGTGGGCTGCTTTCGGATTGCGGGCGACCGACTGCCGGGACTCGGCAGGGGGCGGAGATTTTTGGGCCACGAGCCTCGGAATTTAGCAAATGATAGGCCAGCGGAGGCCGGCTGGTCAACCGCTTACTTGACGCCAACCCTGCGCCGTAACTAGGTTTGCGCGCTTCGCCGAAGTGGTGGAACTGGTAGACGCGCTGCGTTCAGGGCGCAGTGGGCGCAAGCCCGTGCGGGTTCGAGTCCCGCCTTCGGCATGGGCGGTAGAGGCGGTAAGGATGGTGAAGGCGGTAAGGACTCGGCCGGCGCAGTTCTTACCGCCTTTACCATCCTTACCGCCTCTACCGCCTTTCAGTATCGCTTCAGCGATGCATCCACTTGCTGCGCCCATTCATCTATTCCCCCGCTCAGCGTCCTCACCTGCGTGAACCCTGCCGCCTCGAGAAGCTGGCGGGCTTTCTCGGCACGGGCGCCGTGGTGGCAGATGGTGACGAGGTCGGCGCGGGGGTCGATCTCGCGAAGCCGGTCGGGGAGTTGGCCGAGGGGGAGGGGCATTGCGCCCGCGATGTGGGCGATCTCCCACTCCCATGGTTCGCGCACGTCGAGCAGGACGAGCGGCATATCGGTGGCCCGGTTGCCTGCCAACTCCTGCGCGAGCGCGCGCGACGTCACTGCGTCCGCGCCGGCGCGATCCGCGGTGACACCGCAGAATGCCGCGTAGTCAATCGGCTCGGTGATCGTGGGGTGCTCGCCGCACACCGGGCACTCGGGGTCCTTCGATACGCGCAGCTCGCGAAAGCGCACCCGCAGGGCATCGAAGAGCAGCAGTCGACCTACCAGAGATTCTCCGACGCCGGTCACCCACTTGATGGCCTCGAGAGCCTGCAGGCTGCCGACGATGCCGGGCAGCACGCCGAGCACACCGCCCTCGGCGCAGTTCGGCACCAGCTCGGGCGGCGGGGGCTCAGCATACAGGCAGCGGTAGCACGGGCCTTCCGGCGCGTAGAACACCGACGCCTGCCCCTCGAAGCGAAGGATGCTGCCGTAAACGAGCGGCTTGCCGAGCCAGACGCAGATGTCGTTGACGAGGTATCGGGTGGGGAAATTGTCGGTGCCATCCACGACGATGTCGTAGTCACCGAGGATCGCGCGCGCATTGGCCGCCGAGAGCCGCTGCTCGATGGGCACGACGCGAACGCCGGGGTTGAGATCGGCGATGCGCTCGGCCGCGGAGGCGACCTTGGGCCGGCCGATCGCGCTGGTACCGTGGAGAACCTGCCGCTGGAGGTTGGTGAGATCGACGCGATCGAAGTCGATGAGCCCGAGGGTGCCGACGCCGGCGGCGGCCAGATACAGGGCCGCCGGCGACCCGAGTCCGCCGGCCCCGATGAGAAGTACGCGAGCGGCCGCGAGTCGTTCCTGACCTCCGCGGCCGATCTCGGGCAGCATCAGGTGCCGGGCGTACCGGACGAGCTCATCAGCGGATAGCGCACCCACGGGTCGATGCTTACACCGACGAGGTGATGCTCACCAGCTCCTGCACCTGCACCTCATCCTTCATCAGGTCGGCGAGCGAGATGCTGCCGAGCAGCTCGTCGACGCGCTGCTGCAGGGCAATCCATACGGGGCGAATGCTGCACGAGGTAGCCGGACTGCACCGCTCGGCCGCCACCGGGTGAGCCTCGCAGTTGACCTCGAAGGTCTGGTGCTCGGACGCCGTCATGACATCGCGGACCGAAATCGCGACCGGGCTCCGCGCCAGGTAGTACCCGCCCTTGGCGCCTCGCACGCTCTCGACGAGCCCTGCGCGGCGAAGGCGCAGCAGGATCTGCTCGACGTAGTCCGCCGGGAGCCGTTCCGCATCGGCCAGCTCGCGCGCGGCCACGGGGCCGGTGCCGCTCCGGCCTCGGCGGGCGAGATGCAACGAGATGATGAGGCTGTACTCGGTCCAGGTGGTGACCCGCATCCCGCAATATCGCTCCGGGCCGAGGCGGCTACAAGCGCGCGCCCCGATGACCGGCCGTCAGTGGCTATTTCTGCTTGTCGGCCGCGGTCCAGCGAGCGACCTCCTGTGCTGTCATCGTGCCGTAGGGGCGGATCCGGCCATCGCGGTACTCGCCGCCGAGCACGTCACCGAGATACTGCGACCAGGAGAGCAGCGTACCGTTGCAGACGGGCGAGGTCGAATCCGGCGCCGCCGTCTCGGCGAGGAGACGGCTCACCAATTCCTCGACGACCCACGCCGGCACCCGCGAACGGTTGGACGGGTAGATGAACCCGAAGAGCACGAGGTGGCTCAGCAGCACGCGCCAGTACTGCCCGAAGCGCTCGATGAGCCGGCCCCAGTCGAGGCTCTGGCCATGGGCCTGGAGAATGTGCGCGATGTCGGCCCCGTCGTAGCGCTCGCGCTCCATGACGAACGCCTTGGACCAGATGCTTTCCTCGAGCGGCGCAAGCTTGATCGTGAGGCCAAGCAGCTCGATTTCTCGGGCGTGCGCGAACCACCCATCGTCCACCGTGGCGATGCCGTTGCCCGAGCTGAAGATCACGTCGATGAAACCCTCGGCCGAGCGGATCTTTGCGAGCCAGTGGGAGAAGACGAGATCGGCCTCATAGCCGGCCTTGCGGCAGGTCTCGAGCACGCGCGGCACATCGACGGGACGGACGAAGATGTCGAGGTCCTTGGTCGACTTGTCGATCCCGGTCTGATGCACGAATGCGAACGCGCCGCCCAGGAGGAACGGGATGCGGGCCCGGGCCAGCAGGTCGAGTGCGTCCCGGTAGAACGAGTGCGACGGCGTCTCCACACCGGCCTGCGTCGTCGAGGCGAGCGTCATCCGGGCCTCCCTGAGCACCGGAGGACGATACCGGCCACCGGGTTCCGAGGTTGTGCCGGGGATCACCGCCCGCGCGGTCGGGAATCGGCTTCCTTCATCCGATGACCACCCCAGAGCGCCGGAGCCTCCGTCTCGCTGCCGTCGGCGATCTCCACTACGGCCGCGTGGGCGGCGGCCCGCTGCAGATGCTGCTCGACGCCGTCGCGGGCCAGGCAGACGTGCTCGCCATCTGCGGCGACCTCACCGACACCGGGCATCCCGACGAAGCGCGGGCGCTCGCCCGTGAGCTGGCGGGTGCCAAGGTGCCGATTGTCGCCGTGCTCGGGAACCACGACTACGAGTCGGGCCGCACCGGCGAGCTGGTGGAGATCTTCGCGGACTCCGGCGTCACGGTGCTCGATGGGACCGCGAGCGTGCTGCTCGGCGTCGGGTTCGCGGGCGTGAAGGGATTTGCGGGCGGCTTTGGGCGGCGGGCGCTCGGCCCGTGGGGTGAGCCGGCGATCAAGCTCTTCGTGCGCGAGGCGCTCGACGAAGCGCTCAAGCTGGAGACCGCGCTGGCGCGGCTCGACACACCGCGACGCGTGGTGCTGATGCACTACTCACCGATCCAGGCCACCGTCGAGGGCGAGCCGCTGGAGATCTATCCGTATCTCGGGTCGAGCCGGCTGGAGGAGCCCCTCGGGCGCTATCCGGTGGATGCGGTGTTTCACGGCCACGCGCACCACGGCACGCCCGAGGGGCGGACCAGGGCCGGCGTGCCGGTCTACAACGTCTCACTCGCGCTGTTGCAGCGGATCCGGCCGGGCCAGCCGCCGTTCCGCGTTCTCGAGCTGCCGCGCCGAATCGACGGCCCGCCCGACGGGCTTCGCGCGTAGCACCGCGGCGAGGGCGCCGGCGCGGTTCAGCCGCCGGCTGGTACCCGGCCCCCGCCCGGCACGCCGAGCTCGGTCATGGCGCGGAGGTCGAGTACCTGCTCGAGCCTCGCGCCATCGAGCATGTGCTTCTGCATCAGCAACTGCTTCACCGTGAGGCCGGTCGCGAGCGCTTCCTTGGCGAGCTTGGCCGCTTCCGCATAGCCGATCTCGGGCGCGAGCGCGGTGACGAGCGCCGGGCTCCGCTCGAGCCAGTAGGCGCACTGGGCCTCGTCGGCCTGGATCCCCTCGACGCAGCGTTCGGCCAGCACACGCGTCGCGTTGCCCACGATGCTCATCGCGAAGATCAGGTTGTGCGCCATCACCGGCATCATCACGTTGAGCTCGAGCTGCCCCGCGTCGGATGCCATCGCAACGGTGCAATCGAGGCCAAGCGCCTGAAAGCAGACCTGGTTCACCATTTCCGCGATCGACGGGTTCACCTTTCCCGGCATGATGCTCGACCCGGGCTGCACCGCCGGCAGCACGATTTCCGCGAGACCTGTGCGCGGCCCTGAGGCGAGCAGGCGAATGTCGTTGGCGATCCTCTGCAGGTCGAGGACGTAGGCGCGCAGCGCGCCGCTCATGGTGGCGACGTCGCCCATGCTTTGCATCAACTGGATGCGGTCGCGCCCCTCCGTGAGCTCGAGCCCCGAGACCTGCCGCAGATGCTCGACCATGCGGCGCGGGTAGCTCTCCTCCGCGTTGATGCCGGTGCCCACAGCCGTCCCGCCGATCCCGAGTTCGCGGAGCCAGTCGGCCGCCTGCGCGAGCTTCGTTCGGTGGCGGCCAACGGTGTGTCCGTACGCGCGAAACTCCTGACCCAGGCGAATCGGCGTTGCGTCCTGCAGATGGGTGCGGCCCGATTTCACGATGTGGTCGAACTCGTCGCCCTTCTCCGCGAACGCCTGAGCCAGCCGGTCGAGCGCGGCGAGCAGCGCGGGCAGCGTCGCAAGCGCCGCGAGCCGCATGGCCGTGGGAATCACGTCGTTGGTGCTCTGTGCCATGTTGACGTGATCGTTCGGGTGCACCGGCGCATAACTGCCGCGCGTCCCGCCGAGCAGCTCGTTGGCCCGGTTGGCGAGGACTTCATTTACGTTCATGTTGTGGCTGGTGCCGGCGCCCGCCTGATACA
This genomic interval from Gemmatimonadales bacterium contains the following:
- the rpsD gene encoding 30S ribosomal protein S4 produces the protein MSRHVGSSCRLCRREATKLFLKGTKCLTEKCPVDRRAYPPGQHGQGSGRPRKASEYSRQLREKQKVKRMYGLTERQFRNTYDAVTREPGVKGTNLLVALETRLDNIVYRMGFAASRKAARQLIGHGHVEVNGRRVDIPSYRVVPGEEVRVAPASRELTAVQAAQEHAARGVPVSWISVDASNAAGRLVERPTRDTIPINAQEQLIVELYSK
- the rpsK gene encoding 30S ribosomal protein S11, with the protein product MTNPNPTPAPAKAPVKRSKKVVESEGIAHISATFNNLLITITDMKGNALAWGSAGKAGFKGSKKSTPFAATVAAENCAREAMNLGLRRVHVRVQGPGSGRESAIQALASVGLRVVSIRDVTPIPHNGCRPPKKRRV
- the rpsM gene encoding 30S ribosomal protein S13; its protein translation is MARIAGVDLPREKRVEIALTYIFGVGRPTSGRILSETGVNADTRVRDLSDAEVARLRQYIERSVKVEGALRTEVAMNIKRLMDIGSYRGIRHRRGLPVRGQRTHTNARTKKGPRRAIAGKKKVTKK
- the rpmJ gene encoding 50S ribosomal protein L36; the protein is MKVRSSVKPICEHCKVIKRQGVVRVICKRNPKHKQRQG
- a CDS encoding dihydroorotate dehydrogenase, encoding MAPRDLAREVLGQRFQNPVLLASGTAGFGCELDGVMDLDRLGGIVTKAVSLEPRKGNAPPRVAEFRGGMLNSVGLANPGLIHVREVELAWLTRRLARARILVNVVGFRVGEYAEVVGGLDGMVGITAFELNLSCPNTSAGGIEFGADRECVARIVSSCRARTRLPLVAKLSPVLPDIGGMALVARDAGADALTVVNTMPGFLSGGRAVPKLGAGSGGVSGPALLPIGLLAVQRVLERTGGIPVIGVGGIRSATDVRQYLRAGAMLVEIGTAALADPRLPERVVRDLEAGVM
- a CDS encoding N-acetylmuramoyl-L-alanine amidase, which produces MSTPRGERRIAVQLDGGGAPVVAAPPLIAALGGTITVLGEWAEVSVAQQGFRFLLGAPLYRFNEKLQMLAGPVSITRDTVFLPFQFVAEVLPTYLADRYRYDRAAGRLIEAPPDPPAAPREARLPNGLRPGHLITVDAGHGGVDPGNPGMFFPGGLKEKDVTLRVSLLLRDELRKRGINVRMTRTTDTLIALGDRGGYCTESCDLFVSVHVNSLPRRRGFTDVRGFETYFLAEAKTEDAARVARMENDAVRFESVPEELPPTGGLDFILKDLQLNEHLRESARLAELVDGGLGRVHPGPDLGVKQAGFMVLTTARRPAILVEIGYSTNRDDSRYITSTAGQRAIAGSIADSIVKYLLEYERKTDATADSGRAR
- the smpB gene encoding SsrA-binding protein SmpB, whose translation is MAQKSPPPAESRQSVARNPKAAHDYHVLETWEAGVVLTGTEVKSLRNGKASIKEAYARVRNGEVWLEGMNITPYEQGNRYNHEPVRSRKLLLHRREIERMVGAVEQRGLTLVPLELYFKKGHAKVALALGRGKQLHDKREALKRRLAEREAARAMSVKGRR
- the moeB gene encoding molybdopterin-synthase adenylyltransferase MoeB, whose product is MGALSADELVRYARHLMLPEIGRGGQERLAAARVLLIGAGGLGSPAALYLAAAGVGTLGLIDFDRVDLTNLQRQVLHGTSAIGRPKVASAAERIADLNPGVRVVPIEQRLSAANARAILGDYDIVVDGTDNFPTRYLVNDICVWLGKPLVYGSILRFEGQASVFYAPEGPCYRCLYAEPPPPELVPNCAEGGVLGVLPGIVGSLQALEAIKWVTGVGESLVGRLLLFDALRVRFRELRVSKDPECPVCGEHPTITEPIDYAAFCGVTADRAGADAVTSRALAQELAGNRATDMPLVLLDVREPWEWEIAHIAGAMPLPLGQLPDRLREIDPRADLVTICHHGARAEKARQLLEAAGFTQVRTLSGGIDEWAQQVDASLKRY
- a CDS encoding Rrf2 family transcriptional regulator, with product MRVTTWTEYSLIISLHLARRGRSGTGPVAARELADAERLPADYVEQILLRLRRAGLVESVRGAKGGYYLARSPVAISVRDVMTASEHQTFEVNCEAHPVAAERCSPATSCSIRPVWIALQQRVDELLGSISLADLMKDEVQVQELVSITSSV
- a CDS encoding metallophosphoesterase; the protein is MTTPERRSLRLAAVGDLHYGRVGGGPLQMLLDAVAGQADVLAICGDLTDTGHPDEARALARELAGAKVPIVAVLGNHDYESGRTGELVEIFADSGVTVLDGTASVLLGVGFAGVKGFAGGFGRRALGPWGEPAIKLFVREALDEALKLETALARLDTPRRVVLMHYSPIQATVEGEPLEIYPYLGSSRLEEPLGRYPVDAVFHGHAHHGTPEGRTRAGVPVYNVSLALLQRIRPGQPPFRVLELPRRIDGPPDGLRA
- a CDS encoding aspartate ammonia-lyase, giving the protein MTATRIERDPLGEKAVPADALYGIQTQRAVENFPISGLRPLPAFVDAVVWIKRSAALTHRDTGRLEPRLAEAIVRAADEVLGGKHRDQFVVDVYQAGAGTSHNMNVNEVLANRANELLGGTRGSYAPVHPNDHVNMAQSTNDVIPTAMRLAALATLPALLAALDRLAQAFAEKGDEFDHIVKSGRTHLQDATPIRLGQEFRAYGHTVGRHRTKLAQAADWLRELGIGGTAVGTGINAEESYPRRMVEHLRQVSGLELTEGRDRIQLMQSMGDVATMSGALRAYVLDLQRIANDIRLLASGPRTGLAEIVLPAVQPGSSIMPGKVNPSIAEMVNQVCFQALGLDCTVAMASDAGQLELNVMMPVMAHNLIFAMSIVGNATRVLAERCVEGIQADEAQCAYWLERSPALVTALAPEIGYAEAAKLAKEALATGLTVKQLLMQKHMLDGARLEQVLDLRAMTELGVPGGGRVPAGG